From Nicotiana tabacum cultivar K326 chromosome 20, ASM71507v2, whole genome shotgun sequence, one genomic window encodes:
- the LOC107795581 gene encoding putative LRR receptor-like serine/threonine-protein kinase At2g16250 has product MLQDFMGTQFKAILFLLFFYSVLAKQNQLSSNLEYQDLLNLRSSLGIRARDWPRKSDPCSNWTGIVCNNGKVTSIKLTGVRRSHKGSLFPQFAVDSLANFTQLTSFNSSGFILLGPIPDWFGQRLSQLKELDLSSSSILGSLPPSLGSMIKLTSLSLSSNSITGTIPTEFGKLSSLKVLNLSGNSLTGSIPSSYSDIGNLTVLDLSSNLLSGPIPIEFGSFHDLKFLNLSNNSLSSYIPAQLANLSQLVELDLGYNYLSGSLPEDFSRLRNLRKLLIENNELEGELPSTLFSNLSLMEYIVLSWNRFAGEIPDVLWSLSHLRILDISGNNFTGVVSNFTNFSVSSASYNLSNNLFFGNEAFDIRNFQSIDLSNNYFQGLAPNNSGIQVMSNCFTGSLNQRSSEDCRKFYADRGLVFVNGSTNGTSQTPAQRSSKSGHTRLLIMVGVFGGLGVLMLLALAILLFLKICYTGNSNERGTSNVSPVVEGDNHAPVKFSSDISGSVESFTYEQILQATSNLNETNLIKHGHTGDIFRGILEGGVPIVIKKVSLLQSEKESYKLELDLLNWITHHRFVPLLGHCLEHESEKFLVYKYMRNGDLFSLLSRDTDLGDENRQSLDWITRLKIAIGTAEGLAYLHHECNPPLVHRDVQASSILLDDKFEVRLGSLSEVCTQEGDNHNLITKFFHMPKNAEGDPTGSSFTSCTYDVYCFGKVLLELVTGKVGISQSDDASTKEWLNKFLPFITIREKELVANIVDPSLILDEDLLEEMWAVAIVAKACLHPRPSKRPEMRRVLKALENPFKVVREGSFNSTRLRTTSLRRSWSVAFLGNWHHSSQDSINASGQTSKEGINLRQSGRVGSHSHSSGNERSSSCKRSSSEIFPEPQETLDIERQDMN; this is encoded by the exons ATGTTACAAGATTTCATGGGAACTCAATTCAAGGCTATTCTTTTTCTCTTGTTCTTTTACTCAGTATTAGCTAAGCAGAACCAACTGAGTTCCAACTTGGAATATCAAGATTTGCTGAATCTCAGGTCATCTTTAGGCATCAGAGCTAGAGATTGGCCAAGAAAATCAGACCCCTGCTCCAATTGGACTGGAATTGTGTGCAACAATGGCAAAGTTACAAGTATAAAGTTAACTGGAGTAAGAAGAAGTCACAAAGGAAGTTTGTTTCCACAGTTTGCTGTTGATTCTTTGGCCAATTTTACTCAGTTAACATCCTTTAACTCATCAGGTTTCATTCTCCTAGGGCCAATTCCAGATTGGTTTGGTCAAAGATTAAGTCAGCTCAAAGAACTTGATCTTAGTTCAAGCTCAATTCTTGGTTCACTTCCACCATCACTTGGAAGTATGATTAAACTTACTTCTCTATCTTTGTCTAGTAATTCAATTACAGGTACTATTCCTACAGAATTTGGGAAGTTAAGTTCTTTAAAGGTTCTTAATCTTTCTGGTAATTCACTCACAGGTTCAATTCCAAGTTCTTATTCAGATATTGGGAATCTCACTGTTCTTGATTTGTCTTCAAATTTGTTGTCTGGTCCAATCCCTATTGAATTTGGTTCATTTCATGACCTTAAATTCCTCAATTTATCCAATAATAGTCTGAGTTCTTATATTCCTGCTCAGCTAGCAAATCTTTCTCAATTAGTAGAACTTGATCTTGGCTATAATTACTTGTCAGGGTCATTGCCAGAAGATTTCTCAAGATTGAGAAATTTAAGAAAATTGTTAATTGAAAACAATGAACTAGAAGGTGAATTGCCTAGTACCTTGTTTTCAAATCTTTCTCTAATGGAGTATATAGTTCTCAGTTGGAATCGATTCGCAGGCGAAATTCCTGATGTTTTGTGGTCATTGTCCCACTTGAGGATTCTTGATATTTCAGGGAACAACTTCACTGGTGTAGTTTCAAATTTTACCAATTTTAGTGTCAGTAGTGCTTCATATAACCTTTCAAATAATCTCTTCTTCGGAAATGAGGCGTTTGATATTCGGAATTTTCAATCAATTGATCTGTCCAACAACTATTTTCAAGGTCTAGCACCCAATAATTCTGGCATTCAAGTTATGAGTAATTGCTTTACAGGGTCTTTGAATCAGAGGAGTTCAGAAGATTGTCGTAAATTTTATGCTGATAGGGGTCTAGTTTTTGTCAATGGCAGCACCAACGGCACAAGCCAAACTCCAGCGCAAAGATCTTCAAAGAGCGGGCATACGCGCCTTCTTATAATGGTTGGAGTTTTTGGTGGGCTTGGGGTTCTTATGCTTTTGGCATTAGCCATTCTATTGTTTTTGAAGATATGCTACACAGGAAATTCAAATGAAAGAGGCACTTCGAACGTTAGTCCTGTCGTGGAAGGAGATAATCATGCACCTGTAAAGTTCTCTAGTGATATATCTGGTTCGGTCGAATCATTTACTTATGAACAGATTCTCCAAGCCACAAGCAACCTGAATGAAACAAACCTTATCAAGCACGGTCACACTGGAGACATTTTCCGGGGAATATTGGAAGGCGGTGTCCCCATAGTTATCAAGAAAGTTAGTTTACTTCAGTCTGAAAAAGAATCATACAAGTTGGAGTTGGATTTGTTAAACTGGATAACACACCATAGGTTTGTCCCTTTATTGGGCCACTGCTTAGAGCATGAGAGTGAGAAATTCTTGGTCTACAAATATATGCGCAATGGAGATTTGTTTAGTTTGTTGTCCAGGGATACAGATTTAGGAGACGAAAATCGACAGTCTCTGGATTGGATAACGAGATTAAAAATTGCAATAGGAACTGCAGAAGGTTTAGCTTATTTACACCATGAGTGTAATCCTCCCCTTGTTCATAG AGATGTTCAAGCTAGCAGTATCCTTCTCGACGATAAATTTGAAGTAAGGCTGGGAAGTTTGAGCGAAGTGTGTACACAGGAAGGTGATAATCACAATTTGATCACAAAGTTCTTCCACATGCCAAA GAATGCTGAGGGAGACCCTACTG GATCTTCATTTACAAGTTGCACTTATGATGTATACTGTTTCGGGAAGGTCTTACTCGAGCTTGTAACTGGTAAGGTTGGCATAAGCCAGTCAGATGATGCCTCAACCAAGGAGTGGTTGAACAAATTTCTTCCTTTCATTACTATACGGGAGAAAGAATTAGTGGCCAACATCGTCGATCCATCTCTAATTCTAGATGAGGACTTACTGGAAGAGATGTGGGCTGTAGCAATAGTAGCCAAAGCATGTCTTCATCCGAGGCCTTCCAAACGTCCTGAAATGAGACGTGTCCTAAAAGCACTAGAGAACCCTTTCAAGGTTGTTAGGGAAGGAAGTTTCAACTCTACAAGGCTACGAACAACTTCATTGAGGCGATCGTGGAGTGTTGCTTTTCTTGGTAATTGGCACCATAGCTCACAAGATAGTATAAATGCCAGTGGCCAAACAAGCAAAGAGGGTATCAACCTAAGACAGTCAGGACGAGTAGGATCTCATTCTCATAGCAGCGGGAATGAACGTTCATCATCGTGTAAGAGATCATCCAGTGAGATTTTCCCCGAACCTCAGGAAACGCTAGATATAGAAAGACAGGACATGAACTAG
- the LOC107795582 gene encoding uncharacterized protein LOC107795582, whose translation MSNQVNSAQQWPEFILPDSLYTDNIRELHAEIEHKWDMSRRSACQIAAGRALWRHVINDPLAELLAGETYLKSLYEKIKRDCLNNAREVSGVMIAVRTLWFDKQIEAALSSFDGGATQVVLLGAGMDTRAYRLSCLKESDIFEIDFPEVLQMKTSVLKEAINEQKRPMLTAKSLKGVAADLREKDWLKKLQASGLELKKNTVWVLEGILYYLSHSHAMEVLKVIANNCASANTVLLADFMNKQATKMCSSIFHFYSDWPDLLLPSLGFSQVKLSQIGDPDAHFGLLHDPLNLFNKLRSLPRSLQTHPDDGTPCWLYLLQASGAPPLQTIP comes from the exons ATGTCTAACCAAGTGAATTCAGCCCAGCAATGGCCAGAATTCATATTACCCGACTCGTTGTATACCGATAATATTAGAGAACTCCATGCAGAAATTGAACATAAATGGGATATGTCGCGACGATCAGCGTGCCAGATTGCAGCAGGAAGGGCACTGTGGAGGCATGTGATAAACGATCCACTAGCAGAGTTACTAGCAGGAGAAACATACCTCAAAAGCTTGTATGAAAAGATTAAGAGGGATTGTCTTAATAATGCAAGAGAGGTTTCTGGTGTAATGATTGCTGTTAGAACACTATGGTTTGATAAACAAATTGAAGCTGCTCTTAGTTCCTTTGATGGTGGAGCAACACAAGTTGTCCTTCTTGGAGCAG GTATGGATACAAGGGCATACCGCTTGAGTTGCTTGAAAGAAAGTGACATTTTTGAGATTGATTTTCCAGAGGTCTTACAGATGAAAACTAGTGTTCTAAAAGAAGCAATCAATGAACAAAAACGGCCAATGCTGACAGCAAAATCATTGAAGGGAGTGGCAGCTGATTTAAGAGAAAAAGATTGGCTTAAAAAGCTTCAAGCATCAGGATTAGAGTTAAAGAAAAACACAGTGTGGGTATTAGAGGGAATTCTCTACTATCTATCACACTCTCATGCAATGGAAGTACTCAAGGTTATCGCTAATAACTGTGCGTCTGCTAATACAGTACTTTTAGCAGATTTCATGAACAAGCAAGCAACCAAAATGTGCAGCTCCATTTTCCATTTCTATAGTGATTGGCCTGATCTGTTATTGCCATCACTAGGATTTTCTCAAGTTAAACTTTCTCAAATTGGTGATCCGGATGCCCATTTCGGGCTGTTGCATGATCCACTAAATTTATTCAATAAGTTGCGCAGCTTGCCACGGTCACTACAAACTCACCCTGATGATGGAACACCGTGTTGGTTGTATTTGCTTCAGGCTTCTGGAGCACCACCTCTTCAAACTATTCCTTGA